In Candidatus Bathyarchaeia archaeon, a genomic segment contains:
- a CDS encoding CDGSH iron-sulfur domain-containing protein, which yields KDGPYLVSGNIPLKVQVITPNSEGFSWDWKDGEKFQAGKEYNLCQCGQSKNKPFCDNSHLKVKFDGKETATRRPYVRRAEVFDGPTLQLSDAEDLCAFARFCDAGGRIWGLTGQTDNPDAKILVIREANHCPAGRLVAHDKRTGNEIEDRLDPAIGLVEDPALGVSGPLWIQGGIPIESADGTPYEIRNKVTLCRCGVSVNKPFCNGSHASIKFKDGLYDFKKSKR from the coding sequence GAAAGACGGGCCCTATCTCGTCTCGGGAAACATTCCACTAAAGGTACAGGTCATAACTCCGAACAGTGAAGGCTTCTCGTGGGACTGGAAAGACGGAGAAAAGTTCCAGGCGGGAAAAGAGTACAATCTCTGCCAGTGCGGGCAGTCGAAGAACAAGCCTTTCTGCGACAATAGCCATTTGAAAGTCAAATTTGACGGCAAAGAGACCGCGACCCGACGACCCTATGTAAGACGGGCGGAAGTGTTTGATGGACCCACACTCCAGCTCAGCGATGCGGAAGACCTCTGCGCCTTCGCACGATTCTGTGACGCTGGGGGAAGAATTTGGGGACTAACAGGACAAACAGACAACCCCGACGCCAAGATACTAGTCATTAGAGAAGCAAACCATTGCCCGGCCGGCCGACTGGTCGCCCACGACAAGAGGACCGGCAACGAGATCGAGGACCGTCTAGACCCTGCCATCGGATTGGTCGAGGATCCAGCCCTCGGGGTCAGCGGACCACTCTGGATCCAAGGCGGCATACCCATAGAATCAGCCGACGGAACACCCTATGAGATAAGGAACAAGGTGACACTCTGCCGATGTGGGGTCTCGGTCAACAAACCCTTCTGCAACGGGAGCCACGCGAGCATCAAGTTCAAAGACGGACTTTACGATTTCAAAAAGTCGAAACGCTAA